Proteins encoded together in one Planctomyces sp. SH-PL14 window:
- a CDS encoding alpha/beta fold hydrolase yields the protein MDSQLEERSFSIGTLRLNVAVGPQNGPPLIFFHGVTRRWQTFLPMLSAFIPRWQVFAVDFPGHGKSDRAESPHLVADYVEWGMTFLRTHFSGEINLYGHSLGSMVAAGCAARLRNVRAIILEDPPFDVMGERIATTPLLNYFRELLRFAGSPESVRDVSRKLAEVRMGSPGSTNTFRLGDIRDGVSLRFTAASLKQLDPQALVAVVERNWLEGYNRDEILSRIDCPALLLQGDVKAGGMLPDADADDVIGRLHDGTLIRHPGIGHVIHWQKTQDVINAAHGFLESVR from the coding sequence ATGGACTCGCAACTGGAAGAACGGTCATTCTCGATCGGCACGCTACGGCTCAACGTGGCCGTCGGTCCCCAAAACGGCCCGCCGCTGATCTTCTTCCACGGCGTCACCCGCCGCTGGCAAACCTTTCTGCCCATGCTCTCCGCCTTCATCCCGCGGTGGCAGGTGTTCGCAGTCGACTTCCCGGGACACGGCAAGTCGGACCGGGCCGAAAGTCCGCACCTCGTCGCCGACTACGTCGAGTGGGGAATGACATTCCTCCGGACACACTTCTCCGGCGAGATCAACCTCTACGGCCACTCGCTCGGCTCCATGGTCGCGGCCGGATGCGCAGCCCGGCTGCGGAACGTCCGGGCCATCATCCTCGAAGACCCGCCGTTCGACGTCATGGGAGAACGGATCGCAACGACGCCGCTGCTAAACTACTTCCGCGAACTTTTGCGGTTTGCCGGGTCCCCCGAGAGCGTCCGCGACGTCTCGCGGAAGCTTGCCGAGGTCCGGATGGGGTCCCCGGGGAGCACCAATACGTTTCGCCTGGGAGACATCCGCGACGGCGTCTCGCTCCGCTTCACGGCGGCGAGCCTCAAGCAGCTCGATCCGCAGGCCCTCGTGGCGGTCGTCGAGCGGAACTGGCTCGAAGGGTACAATCGGGACGAAATCCTGAGCCGCATCGATTGCCCCGCGCTCCTGCTCCAGGGAGACGTGAAGGCGGGCGGAATGCTGCCGGATGCGGACGCCGACGACGTGATCGGGCGGCTCCACGACGGGACGCTGATCCGGCACCCGGGAATCGGCCACGTCATTCACTGGCAGAAGACGCAGGACGTCATCAACGCCGCTCACGGCTTTCTGGAATCCGTTCGTTGA
- a CDS encoding aminotransferase class V-fold PLP-dependent enzyme, protein MTADSPPPRIYLDNAATSFPKPPGVVEAVTRYLTDEGVSLGRATTRSGEETARRVSQLRTKLGQFFGAGPGDEVVFTFSGTDSLNMALHGFLKPGDHVVTTDIEHNSVLRPLEWLRQRGIAVTHVPCDSAGRVATDDIRQAIRPETRLLAVSHASNVTGTVQPIADFAELARNHGARILVDACQTAGHIPISIREAGIDFLACSGHKGLRGPLGTGVLVIARDAVPDLESFRQGGTGSHSDSPLQPAAGPDKYEAGNHNTPGLLGLAAALDWIEQEELGALHEREAAQTARLQEGLRYLPNVRVPGPEPDERVPVVSFVIEGFDSRDVASILDAEFGIEVRAGLHCAPRIHTALGTLPYGGTVRLSPGLATTDGQIDAALDAVAEIAGG, encoded by the coding sequence TTGACCGCTGACTCACCCCCGCCGCGGATCTACCTCGACAACGCCGCCACGAGTTTTCCAAAACCGCCCGGTGTGGTGGAGGCGGTCACGCGGTATCTCACGGACGAAGGCGTCTCGCTGGGACGGGCGACCACCCGCAGCGGCGAAGAGACCGCCCGTCGAGTCAGCCAGCTCCGGACAAAGCTCGGCCAGTTCTTCGGCGCCGGCCCGGGCGACGAAGTCGTGTTCACGTTCAGCGGAACCGACAGCCTCAACATGGCACTCCACGGCTTCCTGAAGCCGGGCGACCACGTCGTGACGACCGACATCGAGCACAACTCCGTCCTCCGGCCACTCGAATGGCTGCGGCAGCGCGGAATCGCCGTGACGCACGTCCCCTGCGATTCCGCAGGCCGAGTCGCGACGGACGATATACGACAAGCGATCCGTCCCGAGACGCGGCTCCTCGCGGTGTCCCACGCCTCCAACGTAACGGGGACGGTTCAGCCGATCGCCGATTTCGCCGAGCTGGCCCGCAACCACGGAGCCCGGATCCTCGTCGACGCCTGCCAGACCGCCGGGCACATTCCGATTTCGATCCGCGAAGCAGGAATCGACTTCCTCGCCTGCTCCGGCCACAAGGGACTGCGCGGCCCGCTCGGAACCGGCGTCCTCGTCATCGCCCGCGACGCAGTCCCGGACCTCGAAAGTTTCCGGCAGGGGGGCACGGGAAGCCACAGCGACTCCCCGCTCCAGCCCGCCGCCGGCCCCGACAAGTACGAGGCGGGGAATCACAACACCCCGGGACTCCTCGGCCTGGCCGCAGCGCTGGATTGGATCGAACAGGAAGAGCTCGGTGCTCTCCACGAGCGGGAAGCCGCGCAGACGGCGCGCCTTCAGGAGGGACTCCGTTATCTTCCGAACGTACGAGTTCCCGGTCCCGAGCCCGACGAGCGCGTGCCGGTCGTGAGCTTCGTCATCGAGGGGTTCGACTCCCGCGACGTCGCGTCGATCCTCGATGCCGAGTTCGGCATCGAGGTCCGGGCGGGCCTCCACTGCGCCCCGCGCATCCACACCGCCCTCGGCACGCTCCCTTACGGAGGAACAGTCCGCCTCAGCCCCGGACTGGCCACGACCGACGGACAGATCGACGCCGCCCTCGACGCGGTCGCGGAGATCGCAGGCGGCTGA
- a CDS encoding DUF1080 domain-containing protein, with amino-acid sequence MTSSLVSFGQEPKKEEWIQLFNGKDLTGWTPKIRYHEFGDNWKDTFRVEDGLLKVRYDGYDKYNETFGHLFYKDKFSHYRLRVEYRFVGDQCPGGPGWAIRNSGAMLHGEDPKGMAKDQDFPASIEVQFLGGTGSGMRTTANLCTPGTNVVMGGKLFLPHCTSSKSKTYHGEQWVTVEIEVHGDKVIKHIIDGETVLEYEQAQLDERDAHAKELAEKAGTKMLKEGTISLQSESHPIDFRKVELLVLPGEPGSL; translated from the coding sequence ATGACGTCGTCCCTCGTCTCCTTTGGACAGGAGCCGAAGAAGGAAGAGTGGATCCAGCTCTTCAACGGCAAAGACCTGACCGGCTGGACGCCAAAGATCCGCTATCACGAGTTCGGGGACAACTGGAAGGACACGTTCCGCGTGGAGGACGGGCTGCTCAAGGTCCGCTACGACGGGTACGACAAGTACAACGAGACCTTCGGGCACCTGTTCTACAAGGACAAGTTCTCGCACTACCGGCTGCGGGTGGAGTACCGGTTTGTCGGCGACCAGTGTCCCGGCGGCCCGGGGTGGGCGATCCGCAACAGCGGGGCAATGCTCCACGGGGAAGATCCGAAGGGGATGGCGAAGGATCAGGACTTCCCCGCTTCGATCGAAGTTCAGTTCCTGGGCGGGACGGGGAGCGGGATGCGGACGACGGCGAACCTCTGCACCCCGGGGACGAATGTCGTGATGGGGGGGAAGCTGTTCCTGCCGCACTGCACGAGTTCGAAGTCCAAGACGTATCACGGCGAACAGTGGGTGACCGTGGAGATCGAGGTCCATGGGGACAAGGTCATCAAGCACATCATTGATGGCGAGACCGTGCTGGAGTACGAACAGGCGCAGCTGGATGAGCGGGACGCCCATGCCAAGGAACTTGCCGAGAAGGCGGGGACGAAGATGCTGAAGGAAGGGACGATCTCGCTGCAGTCGGAGAGCCATCCGATTGATTTCCGGAAGGTCGAGCTGCTGGTGCTCCCGGGCGAGCCGGGAAGCCTCTGA
- a CDS encoding alanine racemase, producing the protein MIGRHSSTLETPALCVDLDILEQNAARIGERLKACEKRWRCDAGGLLSASLIRYLAPFGLSGAALPSLSKAERLAEAGETDLVVTRPIVGPDKLERYARLARRVRLVATVDHYVHAEQIDSICHREGLRAELLVEVNLGRHHLGVRPGPDTQHLLRGIRRLSNVEVIGLTGDVGHLDTMTPAAERERLVWSAMGILGETRERMAQDGMRCDVVSVAGADLIGEAARCPEPTELRIGGDVFGDPHRPAEDLSLRPALCLIGTVLHRGKLERAVLDCGAAVFSSFERRPIVRRIAGGHELPDAAIDAVDDETCRLALGPESYDLRIGDKVELVPSADSVRHSAHRVLYAIRSGAVVDVWPLDLRSL; encoded by the coding sequence ATGATCGGCAGGCACTCGAGTACGCTCGAAACGCCGGCGCTCTGTGTCGATCTGGACATCCTCGAGCAGAATGCGGCGCGGATTGGCGAGCGGCTGAAGGCGTGTGAAAAGCGGTGGCGCTGTGACGCCGGCGGGCTGCTCTCGGCGTCACTGATCCGCTATCTGGCCCCGTTCGGTTTAAGTGGCGCTGCCCTCCCCTCGCTGTCGAAGGCTGAACGTCTCGCCGAGGCTGGGGAAACCGATCTCGTTGTGACGCGGCCGATCGTCGGTCCGGACAAGCTGGAGCGGTACGCCCGGCTGGCGCGGCGAGTCCGTCTGGTAGCGACGGTCGACCACTACGTTCATGCCGAGCAGATCGACTCGATCTGCCACCGCGAGGGGCTTCGCGCGGAACTGCTCGTCGAGGTCAACCTGGGCCGGCACCACCTGGGGGTGCGGCCCGGACCGGACACTCAGCATCTTCTTCGGGGAATCCGCCGGCTCTCGAATGTTGAGGTCATCGGACTGACCGGTGATGTCGGGCACCTCGACACAATGACTCCGGCGGCCGAGAGAGAGAGGCTGGTCTGGAGCGCGATGGGGATCCTGGGGGAGACCCGCGAGCGGATGGCGCAGGACGGGATGCGGTGCGATGTCGTCTCGGTCGCCGGTGCGGATCTCATCGGAGAAGCGGCGCGGTGTCCGGAGCCCACTGAGCTGCGCATCGGCGGAGACGTGTTCGGTGACCCACATCGGCCGGCGGAGGACCTGTCGCTGCGTCCGGCGCTCTGCCTGATCGGGACTGTCCTTCACCGTGGAAAGCTGGAGCGGGCGGTTCTCGACTGCGGTGCGGCGGTGTTCTCATCCTTCGAGCGTCGTCCGATCGTGCGGCGGATTGCCGGGGGTCATGAGCTGCCCGATGCGGCGATCGACGCGGTCGATGACGAGACCTGCCGGCTGGCCCTGGGGCCGGAGTCATATGATCTGCGGATTGGCGACAAGGTCGAACTGGTCCCTTCGGCGGACTCCGTACGGCATTCGGCACACCGGGTTCTCTACGCGATTCGTTCCGGCGCGGTGGTGGACGTCTGGCCTCTGGATCTGCGATCACTGTGA
- a CDS encoding FoF1 ATP synthase subunit delta/epsilon, which produces MIAATELRLVVVTPETTLIDQNVRSLQFPLFDGQIGVLPGRAPAVGRLGTGELHFDTGSGVERYFIEGGFLQIKGHIVTLLTNVAVPASQIDATKARAELAATQQMPVGTDEEYAAKQQAQESARRKIALKDGGHH; this is translated from the coding sequence ATGATTGCTGCCACCGAACTGCGACTCGTCGTCGTTACCCCGGAAACCACGCTCATCGACCAGAACGTCCGGTCGCTGCAGTTCCCGCTGTTCGACGGACAGATCGGCGTCCTGCCGGGGCGGGCCCCCGCGGTCGGTCGGCTTGGCACCGGCGAGCTCCACTTTGATACGGGGAGCGGCGTCGAGCGGTACTTCATCGAAGGCGGGTTCCTTCAGATCAAGGGGCACATCGTCACCCTGCTGACGAACGTCGCCGTCCCCGCTTCGCAGATCGACGCCACCAAGGCCCGCGCCGAGCTGGCGGCCACGCAGCAGATGCCGGTCGGAACGGACGAAGAATACGCCGCCAAGCAGCAGGCCCAGGAAAGCGCCCGCCGCAAGATCGCCCTCAAGGATGGCGGCCACCACTGA
- a CDS encoding CapA family protein yields the protein MQKVFLCLVGAAVLLGLAQTATADERVSVLFVGDIMLDGGPGHLVACGKDPFEHCAALLDDADFTIGNLECVLGSKGKQLLKSYTFRAAPGSETSLKRYFSALSLANNHTADFGSDGFAESLRLLKEAEIPHFGGGSTLEEARKPLILEKDGVRIALLGYNGFRAKEYAATETAAGSAPLYAEMAVADVRRVRESKAADVIIPFLHWGDEMIAMPDADQRGLARELIDAGASAVIGSHPHVVQTVDVYRGRPIVYSLGNFVFDYFPEDPEEWTGWAVRLTFSKGDSTPVDLETFAVTLDSAGIPRPVDTASDGPTIPVPPGSSPGAGPAAPAAVSTPAASTIPRGSAATPPGKSGD from the coding sequence ATGCAAAAGGTGTTTCTGTGTCTCGTTGGGGCAGCGGTCCTGCTGGGTCTCGCGCAGACGGCCACGGCCGATGAGCGGGTCTCGGTCCTGTTCGTCGGGGACATCATGCTCGACGGCGGACCGGGGCATCTCGTCGCCTGCGGCAAGGACCCATTCGAGCACTGCGCGGCCCTCCTGGACGATGCCGATTTCACGATCGGTAACCTCGAATGCGTCCTCGGGAGCAAGGGGAAGCAGCTCCTCAAGTCCTACACCTTCCGGGCCGCCCCCGGCTCCGAGACCTCCCTGAAGCGGTACTTCTCCGCCCTGAGTCTGGCGAACAATCATACGGCAGACTTCGGCTCGGACGGCTTCGCCGAGTCGCTGCGGCTGCTCAAGGAAGCCGAGATTCCCCACTTCGGCGGCGGGAGCACGCTCGAAGAAGCCCGCAAGCCCCTGATCCTGGAGAAGGACGGCGTTCGGATCGCGCTCCTTGGCTACAACGGGTTCCGGGCCAAGGAGTACGCGGCCACCGAAACCGCCGCCGGCTCCGCTCCCCTTTATGCGGAGATGGCCGTCGCGGATGTCCGCCGGGTTCGGGAATCGAAGGCGGCCGACGTCATTATTCCGTTCCTGCACTGGGGAGACGAGATGATCGCCATGCCGGACGCGGACCAGCGGGGGCTGGCCCGGGAGCTGATCGACGCCGGGGCCTCGGCGGTGATCGGGTCGCATCCGCACGTCGTCCAGACGGTCGACGTCTACCGCGGCCGGCCGATCGTCTACAGCCTTGGGAACTTCGTGTTCGACTACTTCCCGGAAGACCCCGAGGAGTGGACCGGGTGGGCGGTCCGGCTGACGTTCTCCAAGGGGGACAGCACGCCCGTCGATCTGGAGACCTTCGCCGTGACGCTGGACTCGGCCGGAATCCCGCGGCCCGTCGACACCGCATCCGACGGCCCGACGATCCCGGTTCCTCCCGGCTCCTCGCCCGGCGCCGGCCCGGCAGCTCCCGCGGCGGTCTCGACCCCGGCCGCCTCGACGATTCCCAGAGGATCTGCGGCGACGCCCCCTGGAAAATCCGGGGATTGA
- a CDS encoding MBL fold metallo-hydrolase translates to MLENLPVKSLPFQGYTIEGYSRAAVQSYWRIPELRVGFDMGGTPWSFMGTQTYFITHAHLDHMAALPAYVARRKMMKMEPPTIYVPEEVYEATDRMLKSWQRLDRGRMLCELIPAKAGVEYELSREYVVTAFPTKHTVPSLGYILWERRRKLKPEYQGLSGDEIRDIKLSGQEVAAEVRIPIVCYCGDTAPQGLDGDPAIYQAKILITEMTFFRPEHRKEKIHKFGHTHLDDIIERAEKFQNELIVLGHFSTRYMDKQIKAAVEKRLPASLKERVHLWL, encoded by the coding sequence ATGCTCGAAAATCTGCCCGTCAAGTCGCTGCCGTTCCAGGGATACACGATCGAGGGGTACTCCCGCGCGGCGGTCCAGAGCTACTGGCGGATCCCGGAACTGCGGGTCGGGTTCGACATGGGCGGGACCCCGTGGTCGTTCATGGGGACGCAGACGTACTTCATCACGCACGCCCATCTCGACCACATGGCGGCGCTCCCCGCCTACGTAGCGCGGCGGAAGATGATGAAGATGGAGCCGCCGACGATCTACGTGCCGGAGGAGGTCTATGAGGCGACCGACCGGATGCTGAAGTCGTGGCAGCGGCTGGATCGGGGGCGGATGCTGTGCGAGTTGATTCCGGCGAAGGCGGGGGTGGAGTATGAGCTGTCGCGCGAGTATGTCGTGACGGCGTTCCCGACGAAGCACACGGTTCCGTCGCTGGGGTACATCCTGTGGGAGCGTCGGCGGAAGTTGAAGCCGGAGTACCAGGGGTTGTCGGGGGACGAGATCCGGGACATCAAGTTGTCGGGCCAGGAGGTGGCGGCGGAGGTTCGGATCCCGATTGTCTGTTATTGCGGGGATACGGCTCCGCAGGGGCTGGATGGGGATCCGGCGATTTATCAGGCGAAGATTCTGATTACGGAGATGACGTTTTTCCGTCCGGAGCACCGGAAGGAGAAGATCCATAAGTTTGGTCATACGCATCTCGACGACATTATCGAGCGGGCGGAGAAGTTTCAGAATGAGTTGATTGTGCTGGGCCATTTCAGCACGCGTTACATGGACAAGCAGATCAAGGCGGCGGTGGAGAAGAGGCTTCCGGCGAGCCTCAAGGAACGCGTCCACCTGTGGTTGTGA
- the tet gene encoding Tet(A)/Tet(B)/Tet(C) family tetracycline efflux MFS transporter, whose translation MPSSLTVVLLIVCLDAIGFGIVLPILPDLLKEISSQVHVANHFGWFLSVYALMQFLCSPVLGALSDRFGRRPVLLVSLAGAAADYVIMGLAPNLTILYIGRIIAGITGANMAVATSSIADVSNDENRAKHFGMMHSVFGIGFVIGPLIGGVFGAMSLRYPFLIAAALNGVSFLLALFVLKESLPEEKRRNLDVTALNPFKSLRWVGSMPALVPFLVVFIIVQLAGQMPGSLWIISSMDRYGWSRELVGASFSAYGLLMAISQAFLTGPVTKRLGEFRAMVLGLSVECICYVLFAFATQSWMVFALLVPLCFGGIAHPAIQSMISRQVSDSQQGELQGSLVSLMSLVTIIGPIAYTWIYDRLPTEQAGLIWLIAAGLYCFCLPIVRVLGRQETVQTAVEADAA comes from the coding sequence ATGCCGAGCTCACTGACCGTCGTCCTGCTCATCGTCTGCCTCGACGCCATCGGCTTCGGAATCGTCCTGCCGATCCTCCCCGACCTTCTGAAGGAAATCTCCTCCCAGGTCCACGTCGCCAACCACTTCGGCTGGTTCCTCTCCGTCTACGCGCTGATGCAGTTCCTCTGCTCACCCGTCCTCGGCGCCCTCAGCGACCGGTTCGGACGACGCCCCGTCCTCCTCGTCTCCCTCGCCGGCGCCGCGGCCGACTACGTCATCATGGGACTCGCCCCCAACCTGACGATCCTCTACATCGGCCGCATCATCGCCGGCATCACCGGCGCCAACATGGCGGTCGCCACCTCGTCGATCGCCGACGTCTCCAACGACGAAAACCGCGCCAAACACTTCGGCATGATGCACTCGGTCTTCGGGATCGGGTTCGTCATCGGCCCCCTCATCGGCGGCGTCTTCGGCGCCATGTCGCTCCGCTACCCGTTCCTCATCGCGGCGGCCCTCAACGGAGTCAGCTTCCTCCTCGCCCTCTTCGTCCTGAAAGAATCGCTCCCCGAAGAGAAACGGCGAAACCTCGACGTCACCGCCCTCAACCCGTTCAAGTCCCTCCGCTGGGTCGGCAGCATGCCGGCCCTCGTCCCGTTCCTGGTCGTCTTCATCATCGTCCAGCTCGCGGGACAGATGCCGGGGAGCCTCTGGATCATCTCCAGCATGGACCGCTACGGCTGGAGCCGGGAACTCGTGGGAGCGTCGTTCTCCGCCTACGGACTCCTGATGGCGATCTCCCAGGCGTTCCTGACGGGGCCGGTGACGAAGCGCCTCGGCGAGTTCCGGGCGATGGTCCTCGGCCTCTCGGTCGAGTGCATCTGCTACGTCCTGTTCGCCTTCGCGACGCAATCCTGGATGGTCTTCGCCCTCCTGGTCCCCCTCTGCTTCGGCGGCATCGCCCATCCGGCGATCCAGTCGATGATCTCGCGGCAGGTCTCAGACTCGCAGCAGGGGGAACTCCAGGGCTCGCTCGTCAGCCTGATGAGCCTGGTCACGATCATCGGACCGATCGCCTACACCTGGATCTACGACCGGCTTCCCACGGAGCAGGCCGGCCTGATCTGGCTCATCGCCGCCGGCCTCTACTGTTTCTGCCTGCCGATCGTCCGCGTCCTGGGCCGCCAGGAAACCGTGCAGACAGCCGTCGAAGCAGACGCCGCTTAG
- a CDS encoding multiheme c-type cytochrome, protein MVSQLPSRSGRAALVILIVLVSAGATSLYLWNQSRLAAKTDSSGEDRRPETTSTAKAATEVVLGETAKDEEPAETNELADARATKTAASGTAPKTGAGGTGGKKLLADWTTPQLAFVITGQAHGYIEPCGCSERMIGGYSRRADFVRMLREDRKWPVIAVDVGGLLNMERVFQVQARWKLEALVKGLARMKYDALAVGTEELKFGPQKLFEVFQEFKNVDPDFALPFLGANLTIIDKSLGMPLDYTIVERGGKKVAIVSIFGEAWKNEVDSFSQEELKVAGVEQTLKRVLAEVQQKEKPDLYVLLSHDSLDNSKKWAGKFPVFQLVVSAGGYEEPPQTPEKVGNTIVVTSGIKGKTIGVVGYYPQDRAQPFKYTNIEVAPETLSNQDSMTQVMREYQERLKDDYQNLIAESIPSERKFVGVDACKDCHTKAYEVWKNSKHANAYVAIDKGRKGQEKDFVSRVYDPECLCCHVVGWNAQSAQRIDGGFVDMMTTPHLAGQQCENCHGPGSEHVALETAGTDMAKMLASRKMMHRSKAEAEQSCRKCHDGENDINWEEVGFENRWKEVAHPGLD, encoded by the coding sequence ATGGTTTCGCAGCTTCCGTCGCGCAGCGGACGTGCCGCACTGGTGATCCTGATCGTCCTCGTCTCCGCCGGGGCGACCTCCCTCTATCTCTGGAACCAGTCGCGGCTTGCGGCCAAGACCGACTCCTCCGGCGAAGACCGGCGCCCCGAAACGACCTCCACCGCCAAAGCGGCTACCGAAGTCGTCCTCGGCGAGACCGCCAAAGACGAAGAACCCGCCGAGACGAACGAACTCGCGGATGCCCGGGCCACCAAGACCGCCGCTTCGGGAACAGCTCCGAAGACTGGCGCCGGCGGAACGGGCGGGAAGAAACTCCTGGCCGATTGGACCACCCCGCAACTCGCGTTCGTCATCACCGGACAGGCCCACGGCTACATCGAACCGTGCGGATGCTCGGAACGGATGATCGGCGGATACTCGCGGCGGGCGGATTTCGTCCGGATGCTTCGCGAAGACCGCAAATGGCCCGTCATCGCGGTCGACGTCGGCGGCCTGCTCAACATGGAACGCGTCTTCCAGGTTCAGGCCCGGTGGAAGCTGGAAGCCCTCGTCAAAGGCCTGGCCCGGATGAAGTACGACGCCCTGGCGGTGGGGACCGAGGAACTGAAGTTCGGCCCGCAAAAGCTGTTCGAGGTGTTTCAGGAGTTCAAGAACGTCGACCCGGACTTCGCCCTCCCCTTCCTGGGGGCGAACCTGACGATCATCGACAAGTCTCTCGGAATGCCGCTGGACTACACGATCGTCGAACGCGGCGGGAAGAAGGTGGCGATCGTCAGCATCTTCGGCGAGGCCTGGAAGAACGAAGTCGATTCCTTCTCCCAGGAGGAGCTGAAGGTCGCCGGCGTGGAGCAGACGCTGAAGCGGGTTCTGGCGGAGGTTCAGCAGAAGGAGAAGCCGGACCTGTACGTCCTGCTCTCGCACGACTCGCTCGACAACTCTAAGAAGTGGGCCGGCAAGTTCCCTGTGTTCCAGCTGGTCGTCAGCGCCGGAGGCTACGAGGAGCCGCCGCAGACGCCGGAAAAGGTGGGGAACACGATCGTTGTGACGTCAGGCATCAAGGGGAAGACGATCGGCGTGGTCGGTTACTACCCGCAGGACCGGGCTCAGCCGTTCAAGTACACGAACATCGAAGTCGCCCCCGAGACGCTGAGCAACCAGGACTCCATGACGCAGGTGATGCGGGAGTACCAGGAACGGCTCAAGGACGACTACCAGAACCTGATTGCCGAATCGATTCCGTCCGAGCGGAAGTTTGTTGGGGTCGATGCCTGTAAGGACTGCCACACCAAGGCGTATGAGGTCTGGAAGAACTCCAAGCACGCCAACGCGTACGTCGCCATCGATAAGGGGCGGAAGGGGCAGGAGAAGGATTTCGTTTCGCGGGTTTACGATCCGGAGTGTCTGTGCTGTCACGTCGTCGGCTGGAATGCCCAGTCGGCCCAGCGGATCGACGGCGGGTTTGTGGACATGATGACCACGCCGCATCTGGCGGGGCAGCAGTGCGAGAACTGTCACGGGCCGGGGAGCGAGCACGTCGCCCTGGAGACCGCCGGGACCGACATGGCCAAGATGCTGGCCTCCCGGAAGATGATGCACCGCTCCAAGGCGGAGGCCGAACAGTCGTGCCGGAAGTGCCACGACGGGGAAAACGACATCAACTGGGAAGAGGTCGGTTTCGAAAACCGCTGGAAAGAAGTCGCCCATCCCGGACTGGACTGA